The Vicia villosa cultivar HV-30 ecotype Madison, WI linkage group LG1, Vvil1.0, whole genome shotgun sequence genome includes a region encoding these proteins:
- the LOC131643877 gene encoding uncharacterized protein LOC131643877 isoform X2 produces the protein MKGNQYRVNVGFSDRTPDKDDEDNICLQTGEEFSAEFLRDRVGLRRFPVITDVEQQHMPNRMDFNININNNYQPVYEDQKHVLGLGRMNSDSNLDLSDIAFARGYVAEADNRAYHNNLGRYQCEHGGIRQASSVFSRQLSTRLSDGCDQVASGSNTPHSCQPYGTVFSEGSFYKKIKFLCSFGGRILPRPNDAKLRYVGGETRIISIRKNITHEELTRKTYDICNQTHIIKYQLPGEDLDALISVCSDEDLHHMIEEYEELERGGGSQRLRIFLIASNESESPSSNEPRVNQQSDADYHYVVAVNGILDPSPRKNLSGPNLASHGSQFTTASDYNSPHFHRESSTYAFASEGLDCSPTSSNLAGIMSKQSPFVTSMAGKSFNQTPPSPICAQPKDPNISNVQLFTDQPYNVVNENIIPYVMEKIPRDSSLYVDSTSYVDPIAYYNNLPQGPPCVNHHPSNQYPLESDQIRKSNADFHFHRRNNSKEFVSSAISNQTDMKFERPLVNKEGSYHFNKIVTHPHQSSGVFSVSGDKDVSQYRMLHALSDSTLLENSENYKGHLHFPLNVERDKLSSLGTSSSLEECSMQPEEISDGKERTVLHQNWPTFGMTDSCKRLSEIGKENLQCAGKSTDWFVEKVGAVPPQLQYIYYQHGACSSSPDLQSSECSDSAASLISSHLARCMTEQPNGIPFDTIASEFSMISQSSPMHHQFAVSETKDGQPPPRGFFEIPPIDPQTDTESVLPISYPDVVSSSIREVLGSDDNPAYYQNQKEENIVTKKQSHEYIDEFRINKAESAAVVKESIDYISSSIQSCLQVVSNTNEEGKHSHSEKARVVCVNPESESKLAKADNENFNKPIGDSETAETESELYGLQIIENDDLEELHELGSGTFGTVYHGKWRGTDVAIKRIKSSCFAGRMSEQERLTKDFWREAKILSTLHHPNVVAFYGVVPDGPGGTLSTVTEYMLHGSLRNVLLKKERVLDRRKRIMIAMDAAFGMEYLHLKSIVHFDLKCDNLLVNLGDPERPVCKVGDFGLSRIKRNTLVSGGVRGTLPWMAPELLDGNSCKVSEKVDIFSFGITMWEILTGEEPYANMHCGAIIGGIVNNTLRPSIPKRCDSEWKKLMEECWSPDPEARPTFTEVKNRLRNMLAALQKKRPNVGIR, from the exons ATGAAGG GAAATCAATATAGAGTGAATGTTGGGTTTAGTGACAGAACACCTGATAAAGATGATGAGGACAATATATGTCTACAGACTGGTGAAGAATTTTCTGCCGAGTTCTTACGCGACCGGGTTGGCTTAAGAAGGTTTCCTGTTATAACTGATGTAGAGCAGCAGCACATGCCAAACAGAATGGACttcaatattaatattaataacaattatcagcCGGTTTACGAGGATCAAAAACATGTCCTTGGGCTAGGGAGAATGAATTCTGATAGCAATTTGGATTTGTCTGATATTGCTTTTGCTAGAGGCTATGTTGCTGAAGCTGACAACAGGGCATATCATAATAATTTGGGCAGATACCAGTGTGAACATGGTGGTATCAGACAAGCATCAAGTGTGTTTTCTAGACAATTATCAACTAGGTTATCTGACGGATGCGATCAAGTTGCCTCGGGATCAAATACTCCTCATTCATGTCAACCTTATGGAACAGTATTCTCAGAAGGTTCCTTCTACAAAAAGATAAAGTTTCTTTGTAGTTTTGGAGGTCGAATACTGCCAAGGCCAAATGATGCGAAGCTCAGATATGTGGGGGGAGAGACGCGGATTATTTCGATCAGAAAAAACATCACACATGAGGAACTTACGAGGAAGACTTATGATATTTGCAATCAAACTCACATTATCAAATACCAGCTTCCTGGAGAGGATCTTGATGCTCTTATTTCTGTTTGTTCTGATGAGGATCTTCATCATATGATTGAGGAGTATGAGGAGCTTGAAAGAGGTGGAGGCTCGCAACGACTGAGAATTTTTCTCATAGCTTCAAATGAATCAGAGAGTCCTAGTTCTAATGAACCAAGAGTCAATCAGCAAAGTGATGCTGATTATCATTATGTTGTTGCTGTTAATGGTATACTAGATCCAAGTCCGCGAAAGAATCTTAGTGGACCGAATCTGGCAAGCCATGGAAGCCAGTTTACAACTGCCTCTGATTACAACAGTCCACATTTCCATAGGGAATCATCCACATATGCATTTGCTTCAGAGGGTTTGGATTGCAGCCCAACCTCTTCGAATTTGGCAGGCATAATGTCAAAACAAAGTCCATTTGTAACATCAATGGCGGGCAAATCGTTTAATCAAACGCCACCATCTCCCATTTGTGCACAGCCTAAAGATCCAAATATTTCTAATGTCCAGTTATTTACGGATCAACCATACAATGTTGTTAATGAAAACATTATTCCCTATGTCATGGAAAAAATTCCACGTGATAGTTCTTTGTATGTAGACAGTACCAGTTATGTTGATCCCATTGCATATTATAACAATCTCCCCCAAGGGCCTCCATGTGTGAACCACCATCCTAGTAATCAATATCCATTGGAGTCTGACCAAATCAGGAAGTCTAATGCTGATTTTCATTTTCACAGACGAAACAATAGTAAAGAATTTGTTTCTTCTGCAATTTCTAATCAGACTGATATGAAATTTGAGAGGCCTTTAGTAAACAAAGAAGGTTCATACCATTTTAACAAGATTGTCACTCACCCACATCAGTCATCGGGTGTATTCTCAGTGTCTGGTGATAAGGATGTTTCTCAGTACAGAATGTTGCATGCACTCTCTGACTCAACGCTTCTGGAGAATAGTGAGAACTACAAAGGTCACCTGCATTTTCCGCTTAATGTTGAGAGAGACAAATTGTCGTCACTGGGAACTTCAAGCTCTTTGGAAGAATGTTCAATGCAGCCAGAAGAGATAAGTGATGGGAAAGAACGTACAGTTTTGCATCAAAATTGGCCGACTTTTGGAATGACTGATAGTTGCAAGCGATTGTCAGAAATCGGTAAAGAGAACCTACAATGTGCAGGTAAGAGCACTGATTGGTTTGTTGAAAAAGTTGGAGCTGTGCCACCACAGTTACAGTACATCTACTATCAACATGGTGCTTGCTCGTCTTCACCAGATTTACAAAGCAGTGAATGCAGTGATTCTGCTGCATCACTTATCTCGTCACATTTGGCTAGATGCATGACAGAGCAACCAAATGGTATACCGTTCGACACAATTGCTTCTGAGTTTTCTATGATAAGCCAAAGTTCACCAATGCATCACCAATTTGCTGTGTCAGAGACCAAAGATGGTCAACCACCTCCCCGTGGCTTTTTTGAGATACCGCCTATTGACCCCCAAACTGACACTGAATCTGTGCTACCTATCTCG TATCCAGATGTGGTTTCTTCTTCGATAAGAGAGGTTCTTGGCTCTGACGACAATCCTGCATACTATCAGAACCAAAAGGAAGAAAACATAGTCACTAAGAAACAATCTCACGAATACATTGATGAATTTCGCATCAACAAGGCAGAATCAGCAGCAGTTGTCAAAGAATCAATTGATTATATTTCTTCAAGTATCCAGTCATGCTTACAAGTTGTTTCAAATACAAATGAAGAGGGCAAACATTCACATTCTGAAAAAGCAAGGGTAGTGTGTGTTAATCCAGAATCTGAAAGTAAG CTTGCAAAAGCTGATAATGAAAACTTCAATAAGCCTATTGGTGATTCAGAAACTGCTGAAACAGAGTCGGAACTTTATGGTTTACAG ATTATTGAGAATGATGATCTTGAAGAATTACATGAGTTAGGATCTGGAACCTTTGGAACCGTTTATCATGGAAAATGGAGAGGAACAGATGTTGCAATTAAGAGAATAAAAAGTAGCTGTTTCGCTGGTAGAATGTCAGAGCAAGAGCGGTTG ACTAAAGATTTTTGGAGGGAGGCAAAGATTCTATCAACTCTTCACCATCCAAATGTGGTGGCATTTTATGGGGTAGTTCCAGATGGCCCAGGTGGAACATTGTCAACTGTAACAGAATACATGTTGCACGGATCACTGAGAAATGTTCTCTTGAAGAAGGAGAG AGTGCTTGACCGTCGTAAAAGGATCATGATTGCAATGGATGCAGCCTTTGGCATGGAATATTTGCATTTAAAAAGTATTGTTCATTTTGATTTGAAGTGTGATAATTTGCTTGTCAACTTGGGTGATCCTGAGCGGCCTGTATGCAAG GTTGGAGATTTTGGGCTATCGAGAATTAAACGCAACACACTTGTTTCTGGTGGTGTCAGAGGGACTCTTCCATGGATGGCACCAGAACTACTGGATGGTAACAGCTGCAAAGTATCTGAGAAG GTCGATATTTTCTCATTTGGTATCACAATGTGGGAAATCTTGACTGGGGAAGAACCTTATGCTAACATGCACTGTGGTGCCATCATAG GAGGTATTGTTAATAATACGCTTAGGCCGTCTATTCCGAAACGCTGTGATTCTGAGTGGAAAAAGTTGATGGAGGAGTGTTGGAGCCCTGATCCTGAAGCCAGGCCAACCTTCACAGAAGTTAAAAATAGACTCCGCAACATGTTAGCTGCACTACAGAAAAAGAGACCTAATGTCGGGATTCGGTGA
- the LOC131643877 gene encoding uncharacterized protein LOC131643877 isoform X1, translated as MNNEDPGISGNQYRVNVGFSDRTPDKDDEDNICLQTGEEFSAEFLRDRVGLRRFPVITDVEQQHMPNRMDFNININNNYQPVYEDQKHVLGLGRMNSDSNLDLSDIAFARGYVAEADNRAYHNNLGRYQCEHGGIRQASSVFSRQLSTRLSDGCDQVASGSNTPHSCQPYGTVFSEGSFYKKIKFLCSFGGRILPRPNDAKLRYVGGETRIISIRKNITHEELTRKTYDICNQTHIIKYQLPGEDLDALISVCSDEDLHHMIEEYEELERGGGSQRLRIFLIASNESESPSSNEPRVNQQSDADYHYVVAVNGILDPSPRKNLSGPNLASHGSQFTTASDYNSPHFHRESSTYAFASEGLDCSPTSSNLAGIMSKQSPFVTSMAGKSFNQTPPSPICAQPKDPNISNVQLFTDQPYNVVNENIIPYVMEKIPRDSSLYVDSTSYVDPIAYYNNLPQGPPCVNHHPSNQYPLESDQIRKSNADFHFHRRNNSKEFVSSAISNQTDMKFERPLVNKEGSYHFNKIVTHPHQSSGVFSVSGDKDVSQYRMLHALSDSTLLENSENYKGHLHFPLNVERDKLSSLGTSSSLEECSMQPEEISDGKERTVLHQNWPTFGMTDSCKRLSEIGKENLQCAGKSTDWFVEKVGAVPPQLQYIYYQHGACSSSPDLQSSECSDSAASLISSHLARCMTEQPNGIPFDTIASEFSMISQSSPMHHQFAVSETKDGQPPPRGFFEIPPIDPQTDTESVLPISYPDVVSSSIREVLGSDDNPAYYQNQKEENIVTKKQSHEYIDEFRINKAESAAVVKESIDYISSSIQSCLQVVSNTNEEGKHSHSEKARVVCVNPESESKLAKADNENFNKPIGDSETAETESELYGLQIIENDDLEELHELGSGTFGTVYHGKWRGTDVAIKRIKSSCFAGRMSEQERLTKDFWREAKILSTLHHPNVVAFYGVVPDGPGGTLSTVTEYMLHGSLRNVLLKKERVLDRRKRIMIAMDAAFGMEYLHLKSIVHFDLKCDNLLVNLGDPERPVCKVGDFGLSRIKRNTLVSGGVRGTLPWMAPELLDGNSCKVSEKVDIFSFGITMWEILTGEEPYANMHCGAIIGGIVNNTLRPSIPKRCDSEWKKLMEECWSPDPEARPTFTEVKNRLRNMLAALQKKRPNVGIR; from the exons ATGAATAATGAGGATCCTGGAATTTCAGGAAATCAATATAGAGTGAATGTTGGGTTTAGTGACAGAACACCTGATAAAGATGATGAGGACAATATATGTCTACAGACTGGTGAAGAATTTTCTGCCGAGTTCTTACGCGACCGGGTTGGCTTAAGAAGGTTTCCTGTTATAACTGATGTAGAGCAGCAGCACATGCCAAACAGAATGGACttcaatattaatattaataacaattatcagcCGGTTTACGAGGATCAAAAACATGTCCTTGGGCTAGGGAGAATGAATTCTGATAGCAATTTGGATTTGTCTGATATTGCTTTTGCTAGAGGCTATGTTGCTGAAGCTGACAACAGGGCATATCATAATAATTTGGGCAGATACCAGTGTGAACATGGTGGTATCAGACAAGCATCAAGTGTGTTTTCTAGACAATTATCAACTAGGTTATCTGACGGATGCGATCAAGTTGCCTCGGGATCAAATACTCCTCATTCATGTCAACCTTATGGAACAGTATTCTCAGAAGGTTCCTTCTACAAAAAGATAAAGTTTCTTTGTAGTTTTGGAGGTCGAATACTGCCAAGGCCAAATGATGCGAAGCTCAGATATGTGGGGGGAGAGACGCGGATTATTTCGATCAGAAAAAACATCACACATGAGGAACTTACGAGGAAGACTTATGATATTTGCAATCAAACTCACATTATCAAATACCAGCTTCCTGGAGAGGATCTTGATGCTCTTATTTCTGTTTGTTCTGATGAGGATCTTCATCATATGATTGAGGAGTATGAGGAGCTTGAAAGAGGTGGAGGCTCGCAACGACTGAGAATTTTTCTCATAGCTTCAAATGAATCAGAGAGTCCTAGTTCTAATGAACCAAGAGTCAATCAGCAAAGTGATGCTGATTATCATTATGTTGTTGCTGTTAATGGTATACTAGATCCAAGTCCGCGAAAGAATCTTAGTGGACCGAATCTGGCAAGCCATGGAAGCCAGTTTACAACTGCCTCTGATTACAACAGTCCACATTTCCATAGGGAATCATCCACATATGCATTTGCTTCAGAGGGTTTGGATTGCAGCCCAACCTCTTCGAATTTGGCAGGCATAATGTCAAAACAAAGTCCATTTGTAACATCAATGGCGGGCAAATCGTTTAATCAAACGCCACCATCTCCCATTTGTGCACAGCCTAAAGATCCAAATATTTCTAATGTCCAGTTATTTACGGATCAACCATACAATGTTGTTAATGAAAACATTATTCCCTATGTCATGGAAAAAATTCCACGTGATAGTTCTTTGTATGTAGACAGTACCAGTTATGTTGATCCCATTGCATATTATAACAATCTCCCCCAAGGGCCTCCATGTGTGAACCACCATCCTAGTAATCAATATCCATTGGAGTCTGACCAAATCAGGAAGTCTAATGCTGATTTTCATTTTCACAGACGAAACAATAGTAAAGAATTTGTTTCTTCTGCAATTTCTAATCAGACTGATATGAAATTTGAGAGGCCTTTAGTAAACAAAGAAGGTTCATACCATTTTAACAAGATTGTCACTCACCCACATCAGTCATCGGGTGTATTCTCAGTGTCTGGTGATAAGGATGTTTCTCAGTACAGAATGTTGCATGCACTCTCTGACTCAACGCTTCTGGAGAATAGTGAGAACTACAAAGGTCACCTGCATTTTCCGCTTAATGTTGAGAGAGACAAATTGTCGTCACTGGGAACTTCAAGCTCTTTGGAAGAATGTTCAATGCAGCCAGAAGAGATAAGTGATGGGAAAGAACGTACAGTTTTGCATCAAAATTGGCCGACTTTTGGAATGACTGATAGTTGCAAGCGATTGTCAGAAATCGGTAAAGAGAACCTACAATGTGCAGGTAAGAGCACTGATTGGTTTGTTGAAAAAGTTGGAGCTGTGCCACCACAGTTACAGTACATCTACTATCAACATGGTGCTTGCTCGTCTTCACCAGATTTACAAAGCAGTGAATGCAGTGATTCTGCTGCATCACTTATCTCGTCACATTTGGCTAGATGCATGACAGAGCAACCAAATGGTATACCGTTCGACACAATTGCTTCTGAGTTTTCTATGATAAGCCAAAGTTCACCAATGCATCACCAATTTGCTGTGTCAGAGACCAAAGATGGTCAACCACCTCCCCGTGGCTTTTTTGAGATACCGCCTATTGACCCCCAAACTGACACTGAATCTGTGCTACCTATCTCG TATCCAGATGTGGTTTCTTCTTCGATAAGAGAGGTTCTTGGCTCTGACGACAATCCTGCATACTATCAGAACCAAAAGGAAGAAAACATAGTCACTAAGAAACAATCTCACGAATACATTGATGAATTTCGCATCAACAAGGCAGAATCAGCAGCAGTTGTCAAAGAATCAATTGATTATATTTCTTCAAGTATCCAGTCATGCTTACAAGTTGTTTCAAATACAAATGAAGAGGGCAAACATTCACATTCTGAAAAAGCAAGGGTAGTGTGTGTTAATCCAGAATCTGAAAGTAAG CTTGCAAAAGCTGATAATGAAAACTTCAATAAGCCTATTGGTGATTCAGAAACTGCTGAAACAGAGTCGGAACTTTATGGTTTACAG ATTATTGAGAATGATGATCTTGAAGAATTACATGAGTTAGGATCTGGAACCTTTGGAACCGTTTATCATGGAAAATGGAGAGGAACAGATGTTGCAATTAAGAGAATAAAAAGTAGCTGTTTCGCTGGTAGAATGTCAGAGCAAGAGCGGTTG ACTAAAGATTTTTGGAGGGAGGCAAAGATTCTATCAACTCTTCACCATCCAAATGTGGTGGCATTTTATGGGGTAGTTCCAGATGGCCCAGGTGGAACATTGTCAACTGTAACAGAATACATGTTGCACGGATCACTGAGAAATGTTCTCTTGAAGAAGGAGAG AGTGCTTGACCGTCGTAAAAGGATCATGATTGCAATGGATGCAGCCTTTGGCATGGAATATTTGCATTTAAAAAGTATTGTTCATTTTGATTTGAAGTGTGATAATTTGCTTGTCAACTTGGGTGATCCTGAGCGGCCTGTATGCAAG GTTGGAGATTTTGGGCTATCGAGAATTAAACGCAACACACTTGTTTCTGGTGGTGTCAGAGGGACTCTTCCATGGATGGCACCAGAACTACTGGATGGTAACAGCTGCAAAGTATCTGAGAAG GTCGATATTTTCTCATTTGGTATCACAATGTGGGAAATCTTGACTGGGGAAGAACCTTATGCTAACATGCACTGTGGTGCCATCATAG GAGGTATTGTTAATAATACGCTTAGGCCGTCTATTCCGAAACGCTGTGATTCTGAGTGGAAAAAGTTGATGGAGGAGTGTTGGAGCCCTGATCCTGAAGCCAGGCCAACCTTCACAGAAGTTAAAAATAGACTCCGCAACATGTTAGCTGCACTACAGAAAAAGAGACCTAATGTCGGGATTCGGTGA
- the LOC131614621 gene encoding uncharacterized protein LOC131614621, which translates to MNSKPKPKKPTPIRVFGQRSITSTFRSLPPNPSHDSDASSRNQASRKSESARLSLSHFLDRKLHHSSTATPTVPGKLTPFQSPLGLRIPSSEQVGSVKQTEEEGKCATADEKLLLGMFKQEGKCDFGIPLDVDELENSVADNGQGSRKRKNPFEGGNEGQTVRKHVVVLGGESRLKPKKQMRNDIDGKKQKPYNHYANGCGWWDYDMEGVDNEALGVTEVWEGVGSTTLGGIADWH; encoded by the exons ATGAACTCAAAGCCAAAACCCAAAAAACCCACACCGATTAGGGTTTTCGGACAACGATCCATCACTTCAACATTCCGCTCTCTCCCACCAAATCC CTCTCATGATTCCGATGCAAGTTCGAGAAATCAAGCTTCGCGTAAGAGCGAGTCTGCCCGTTTATCGCTTTCTCACTTCCTCGATCGCAAATTGCATCATTCTTCAACAGCCACTCCAACAGTTCCG gggaAATTGACGCCTTTTCAATCACCTTTGGGTTTGAGAATACCTTCGAGTGAGCAAGTTGGAAGCGTCAAACAAACTGAAGAGGAGGGAAAATGTGCAACTGCTGATGAGAAGTTGCTTTTGGGAATGTTCAAGCAAGAGGGAAAATGCGACTTTGGTATTCCGTTAGATGTTGATGAGTTAGAAAATTCAGTGGCAGATAATGGTCAAGGATCTAGGAAAAGGAAAAATCCTTTTGAAG GTGGAAATGAGGGCCAAACTGTTCGAAAGCATGTGGTAGTTCTTGGAGGTGAATCAAGGTTGAAGCCAAAAAAGCAGATGAGAAATGACATTGATGGCAAAAAACAAAAACCTTATAATCACT ATGCAAATGGCTGCGGCTGGTGGGACTATGACATGGAAGGTGTTGATAACGAGGCATTGGGGGTCACTGAAGTATGGGAGGGAGTGGGATCTACCACACTTGGAGGTATAGCTGACTGGCATTGA
- the LOC131651830 gene encoding AT-hook motif nuclear-localized protein 29-like has product MSDQNTEKDQELHLSMTPQVQHQTLDTNTKTKINNHPSFPNIVPRPRGRPVGSKNKVKTSITKTHDNVLCSHKLEISSGYDIVNSIFGYVHHPGRGICIFNGKGMVEKVTLRQSTGKVVTLQGKFQIISISGTIPSPTTLGNVGGLMINLLGTTRQVIGGTVIPPLVALSPVVLMVASFASSEFERVSLVQCFKNRTERKNS; this is encoded by the coding sequence aTGTCTGACCAAAATACTGAGAAAGACCAAGAGCTTCACTTATCCATGACACCACAAGTGCAACACCAAACACTAGACACAAATaccaaaacaaaaatcaacaatcaCCCATCATTCCCAAACATTGTTCCTCGTCCTCGAGGTCGTCCAGTTGGATCCAAGAACAAAGTTAAGACATCTATCACTAAAACACATGACAATGTACTCTGTTCTCACAAGCTTGAGATATCTAGTGGATATGACATAGTAAATAGTATTTTTGGTTATGTTCATCATCCAGGGAGGGGAATATGCATCTTCAATGGAAAAGGAATGGTGGAAAAAGTCACTCTCCGTCAATCCACGGGGAAAGTTGTAACTCTCCAGGGAAAGTTCCAGATTATTTCGATATCTGGAACAATTCCCTCACCGACGACACTGGGGAATGTTGGAGGATTGATGATTAACTTGTTAGGAACTACAAGACAAGTAATTGGAGGGACTGTAATTCCCCCTCTAGTGGCTTTGAGCCCGGTGGTGCTGATGGTTGCTTCCTTTGCAAGCTCTGAATTTGAAAGGGTTTCTTTGGTGCAATGTTTCAAAAACCGAACCGAAAGAAAGAATAGTTAA
- the LOC131643878 gene encoding uncharacterized protein LOC131643878: protein MLQKFCLTASYGFPSELGFQQEFVMKGCQQFVPYHVAKPEIVRYQSPHLRLSSYEESRMTSKEWFGSNQFVNLELSALKPMVVDVKATCPSTVLFSFGAVDRCTEHDKTLHCITSEAAEADIGSVRKALLSDLMSLQLSVIDIPQISLHPLIYPNRTFYISKPLLDIFQDSTLSSKITAHPDGQVTFMGTEIEMNDFLALVTESYLSKSGEKQFMLVPHFSRLNINEVEARSHSSTLDIHSALTVPIKSPEKVKVKPSRKKNKKVTRERDLFKKNYVHACESLLFLLTDNSHRRETAILSLKKSGPELPELLTQFSAGIAGAGLAVVLSVICKLACGRVPFCASKVFNTGLGFGLVWLSWGVNKLRNTIVNISKNTGKKGLKDEDMIQKVDKSLKEVYFRAAALLVVAVLRLA, encoded by the exons ATGTTGCAGAAATTCTGTTTGACGGCTTCTTATGGATTTCCTTCAGAGCTTGGTTTCCAACAAGAATTTGTTATGAAG GGTTGTCAACAATTTGTGCCTTATCATGTAGCAAAACCAGAAATTGTGAGATATCAGAGTCCTCATCTTAGGTTGAGTTCATATGAGGAATCGAGAATGACATCGAAAGAGTGGTTCGGTTCTAATCAGTTTGTCAATTTGGAGTTGTCAGCTTTGAAGCCAATGGTTGTTGATGTTAAAG CAACTTGTCCGAGCACAGTACTTTTCAGTTTTGGCGCCGTTGATCGATGCACTGAGCATGATAAAACTTTGCATTGTATCACATCGGAGGCTGCTGAAGCAGATATAGGCAGTGTTCGTAAAGCTTTGTTGTCTGACTTGATGAGTCTGCAACTTTCAGTCATTGATATACCTCAAATTTCATTGCATCCTCTCATCTACCCAAATAGGACATTCTATATCTCGAAGCCTTTGCTTGATATTTTTCAAGATTCAACTCTAAGTTCAAAAATTACTGCTCATCCAGATGGCCAAGTCACATTTATGGGTACAGAAATTGAGATGAATGATTTTCTTGCTTTAGTTACTGAGTCATACTTATCAAAAAGCGGTGAAAAACAGTTTATGCTTGTTCCACACTTCAGTAG GCTGAATATAAATGAAGTAGAGGCCAGAAGTCATTCCTCTACATTGGATATTCACTCTGCACTGACTGTTCCTATAAAAAG TCCTGAGAAAGTCAAAGTCAAGCCGTCACGAAAAAAGAACAAGAAAGTAACCAGGGAGAGGGATCTGTTCAAGAAGAACTACGTTCATGCATGTGAAAGCCTTCTGTTTTTGCTGACTGATAATAGTCATCGTCGTGAAACAGCAATTCTTTCACTGAAGAAATCAGGCCCAGAGCTTCCTGAACTCCTCACCCAATTTTCTGCCGGCATTGCTGGTGCTGGTCTTGCTGTTGTGCTATCTGTGATCTGCAAGCTAGCTTGCGGAAGGGTCCCCTTTTGTGCATCTAAGGTCTTCAACACGGGGTTGGGTTTTGGGCTGGTTTGGCTTTCTTGGGGAGTAAATAAACTGAGGAATACAATTGTTAACATAAGCAAGAATACTGGAAAGAAGGGATTGAAAGATGAAGATATGATTCAAAAGGTGGATAAGAGCCTAAAAGAGGTTTACTTTAGAGCTGCAGCATTGCTAGTAGTGGCAGTGCTAAGGCTTGCTTGA